The Ailuropoda melanoleuca isolate Jingjing chromosome 9, ASM200744v2, whole genome shotgun sequence genome includes a region encoding these proteins:
- the MORF4L1 gene encoding mortality factor 4-like protein 1, with product MRGAAPGKKTSGLQQKNVEVKTKKNKQKTPGNGDGGSTSETPPPPRKKRARVDPTVESEETFMNRVEVKVKIPEELKPWLVDDWDLITRQKQLFYLPAKKNVDSILEDYANYKKSRGNTDNKEYAVNEVVAGIKEYFNVMLGTQLLYKFERPQYAEILADHPDAPMSQVYGAPHLLRLFVRIGAMLAYTPLDEKSLALLLNYLHDFLKYLAKNSASLFSASDYEVAPPEYHRKAV from the exons ATGAGAGGGGCTGCCCCAGGAAAGAAGACATCCGGTCTGCAACAGAAAAATGTTGAAGT gaaaaccaaaaagaacaaacagaaaa CACCTGGAAATGGGGACGGTGGCAGCACCAGTGAGACTCCTCCACCTCCTCGCAAGAAGAGGGCCCGCGTGGATCCCACCGTGGAGAGC GAGGAAACATTCATGAACAGAGTTGAAGTGAAAGTGAAGATCCCTGAAGAGCTAAAACCATGGCTTGTCGATGATTGGGACTTAATTACTCGACAAAAACAG ctCTTTTATCTTCCTGCCAAGAAGAATGTGGATTCCATCCTAGAGGATTACGCAAATTACAAGAAATCTCGAGGAAACACAGATAATAA GGAGTATGCTGTTAATGAGGTGGTGGCGGGAATAAAGGAGTACTTCAATGTGATGCTGGGCACCCAGCTGCTGTACAAGTTTGAGCGGCCGCAGTACGCCGAGATCCTCGCGGATCACCCGGACGCGCCCATGTCGCAGGTGTACGGGGCGCCGCATCTACTGAGATTGTTTG TACGAATTGGAGCGATGTTGGCCTATACTCCTTTGGATGAGAAGAGCCTTGCATTATTGCTAAATTATCTTCATGATTTCCTAAA atacCTGGCAAAGAATTCGGCGAGCTTGTTCAGTGCCAGCGATTACGAAGTGGCTCCCCCCGAGTACCATCGGAAGGCCGTGTGA